The following are encoded in a window of Vespula pensylvanica isolate Volc-1 chromosome 2, ASM1446617v1, whole genome shotgun sequence genomic DNA:
- the LOC122626884 gene encoding uncharacterized protein LOC122626884 isoform X3 gives MSAFPSALRFPTRFSCRSWLLFGCSIVFLISSLITATIADRSPSGNHPRIFRRQVGGDDVHGSSSYLDDHVAVYDDGEILDDLDDDYFEANITAEKGQYLGSPCELTCNPDLQHVICDSITGSCECEKFYPVRLGPNKGCAKPKRLGEQCFYRATCTFTDQHSTCTQVQHNAVCDCEEGYHRVTLSRPTKKVFCAEDLVLITTDIPTLLCIASGIAVFTGMICFVLKLFSRARYSRPRHYANANHAPPMLFSSDTGIPLTLHGGRPSSRSSQRSGGGGSLSCAFTRRPSSGGSRGPLVPASRAGSRRPSLASVHSSTSSARSYSARRLEKERNEKEQRQALQELRLQKQREQQQQQQQQQQQQQQQQQQQQQQVAPTPSPRTPHSTDELLPSVEEGKEVFYNEQVPTTSESPETMKTALSTTKAVVTNRKVDVPPAAIPTTSIFDTNVAPRASVDIFQV, from the exons ATGAGCGCATTTCCCTCCGCCCTGAGATTTCCAACCCGCTTCTCCTGCCGTTCCTGGCTCCTGTTCGGCTGCAGCATCGTCTTCCTGATCTCGAGCCTGATCACCGCCACCATCGCCGATCGTTCTCCCTCGGGGAATCATCCTCGAATCTTTCGACGGCAGGTGGGAGGTGATGACGTGCACGGATCATCAAGCTACCTCGACGACCACGTCGCCGTCTACGACGACGGCGAGATACTCGACGACCTGGACGACGACTACTTTGAGGCGAATATTACCGCAG AAAAGGGCCAGTATCTGGGCTCGCCGTGCGAACTTACGTGCAATCCGGATCTACAGCACGTGATCTGCGATTCCATCACTGGCTCGTGCGAGTGTGAAAAATTCTACCCCGTTCGTCTTGGGCCTAACAAAGGATGTGCCAAAC CGAAAAGACTCGGAGAGCAGTGTTTCTACCGTGCAACTTGCACTTTTACGGATCAACACTCGACCTGTACACAGGTGCAGCACAATGCGGTGTGCGACTGCGAGGAAGGCTATCACAGGGTCACCTTGTCCAGACCAACAAAGAAGGTCTTCTGCGCCGAAG ATCTCGTGCTGATAACTACAGACATACCGACATTACTCTGCATAGCATCCGGCATAGCTGTGTTCACGGGCATGATATGTTTTGTCCTGAAACTATTCAGCCGTGCGAGATACTCAAGGCCACGACACTATGCCAACGCGAATCATGCACCACCTATGCTATTCTCCAGCGATACAG GTATACCTCTGACGCTACATGGTGGCAGGCCATCCTCGCGTTCGAGCCAGAGAAGTGGAGGTGGCGGATCACTAAGCTGCGCGTTCACCAGGAGGCCTAGCAGTGGTGGTAGTCGCGGTCCGCTGGTACCGGCATCGAGAGCAG GTTCCCGTCGACCTAGCTTAGCATCGGTTCACAGTTCAACGTCCTCAGCCCGTAGTTATAGTGCACGTAGGCTGGAAAAGGAACGGAACGAAAAAGAGCAACGACAGGCTCTTCAGGAGCTGAGGTTACAAAAACAACGggaacaacagcagcaacagcaacaacaacaacaacaacagcaacagcagcaacaacaacagcaacaacaagtAGCGCCCACACCAAGTCCTAGGACTCCTCATTCTACGGACGAACTTTTGCCGTCAGTCGAAGAGGGTAAAGAAGTATTTTACAACGAG CAGGTACCGACAACATCGGAGTCACCGGAGACTATGAAAACAGCGCTATCAACGACGAAAGCAGTGGTTACCAATAGAAAAGTGGACGTTCCACCTGCCGCAATCCCGACAACGTCCATCTTCGACACAAACGTGGCGCCGCGCGCCTCCGTAGACATTTTTCAAGTATAG
- the LOC122626884 gene encoding uncharacterized protein LOC122626884 isoform X1, producing the protein MSAFPSALRFPTRFSCRSWLLFGCSIVFLISSLITATIADRSPSGNHPRIFRRQVGGDDVHGSSSYLDDHVAVYDDGEILDDLDDDYFEANITAEKGQYLGSPCELTCNPDLQHVICDSITGSCECEKFYPVRLGPNKGCAKPKRLGEQCFYRATCTFTDQHSTCTQVQHNAVCDCEEGYHRVTLSRPTKKVFCAEDLVLITTDIPTLLCIASGIAVFTGMICFVLKLFSRARYSRPRHYANANHAPPMLFSSDTGIPLTLHGGRPSSRSSQRSGGGGSLSCAFTRRPSSGGSRGPLVPASRAGAARAAAILLISCHLQATKGGNKHRRTLSDVAEGSSDGLGSRRPSLASVHSSTSSARSYSARRLEKERNEKEQRQALQELRLQKQREQQQQQQQQQQQQQQQQQQQQQQVAPTPSPRTPHSTDELLPSVEEGKEVFYNEQVPTTSESPETMKTALSTTKAVVTNRKVDVPPAAIPTTSIFDTNVAPRASVDIFQV; encoded by the exons ATGAGCGCATTTCCCTCCGCCCTGAGATTTCCAACCCGCTTCTCCTGCCGTTCCTGGCTCCTGTTCGGCTGCAGCATCGTCTTCCTGATCTCGAGCCTGATCACCGCCACCATCGCCGATCGTTCTCCCTCGGGGAATCATCCTCGAATCTTTCGACGGCAGGTGGGAGGTGATGACGTGCACGGATCATCAAGCTACCTCGACGACCACGTCGCCGTCTACGACGACGGCGAGATACTCGACGACCTGGACGACGACTACTTTGAGGCGAATATTACCGCAG AAAAGGGCCAGTATCTGGGCTCGCCGTGCGAACTTACGTGCAATCCGGATCTACAGCACGTGATCTGCGATTCCATCACTGGCTCGTGCGAGTGTGAAAAATTCTACCCCGTTCGTCTTGGGCCTAACAAAGGATGTGCCAAAC CGAAAAGACTCGGAGAGCAGTGTTTCTACCGTGCAACTTGCACTTTTACGGATCAACACTCGACCTGTACACAGGTGCAGCACAATGCGGTGTGCGACTGCGAGGAAGGCTATCACAGGGTCACCTTGTCCAGACCAACAAAGAAGGTCTTCTGCGCCGAAG ATCTCGTGCTGATAACTACAGACATACCGACATTACTCTGCATAGCATCCGGCATAGCTGTGTTCACGGGCATGATATGTTTTGTCCTGAAACTATTCAGCCGTGCGAGATACTCAAGGCCACGACACTATGCCAACGCGAATCATGCACCACCTATGCTATTCTCCAGCGATACAG GTATACCTCTGACGCTACATGGTGGCAGGCCATCCTCGCGTTCGAGCCAGAGAAGTGGAGGTGGCGGATCACTAAGCTGCGCGTTCACCAGGAGGCCTAGCAGTGGTGGTAGTCGCGGTCCGCTGGTACCGGCATCGAGAGCAGGTGCGGCACGAGCCGCCGCCATCTTGCTTATATCGTGTCACCTGCAGGCGACCAAAGGCGGGAACAAGCACCGACGTACCCTTAGTGACGTAGCTGAGGGATCGTCCGACGGCCTCG GTTCCCGTCGACCTAGCTTAGCATCGGTTCACAGTTCAACGTCCTCAGCCCGTAGTTATAGTGCACGTAGGCTGGAAAAGGAACGGAACGAAAAAGAGCAACGACAGGCTCTTCAGGAGCTGAGGTTACAAAAACAACGggaacaacagcagcaacagcaacaacaacaacaacaacagcaacagcagcaacaacaacagcaacaacaagtAGCGCCCACACCAAGTCCTAGGACTCCTCATTCTACGGACGAACTTTTGCCGTCAGTCGAAGAGGGTAAAGAAGTATTTTACAACGAG CAGGTACCGACAACATCGGAGTCACCGGAGACTATGAAAACAGCGCTATCAACGACGAAAGCAGTGGTTACCAATAGAAAAGTGGACGTTCCACCTGCCGCAATCCCGACAACGTCCATCTTCGACACAAACGTGGCGCCGCGCGCCTCCGTAGACATTTTTCAAGTATAG
- the LOC122626884 gene encoding uncharacterized protein LOC122626884 isoform X2: MSAFPSALRFPTRFSCRSWLLFGCSIVFLISSLITATIADRSPSGNHPRIFRRQVGGDDVHGSSSYLDDHVAVYDDGEILDDLDDDYFEANITAEKGQYLGSPCELTCNPDLQHVICDSITGSCECEKFYPVRLGPNKGCAKPKRLGEQCFYRATCTFTDQHSTCTQVQHNAVCDCEEGYHRVTLSRPTKKVFCAEDLVLITTDIPTLLCIASGIAVFTGMICFVLKLFSRARYSRPRHYANANHAPPMLFSSDTGIPLTLHGGRPSSRSSQRSGGGGSLSCAFTRRPSSGGSRGPLVPASRAGAARAAAILLISCHLQATKGGNKHRRTLSDVAEGSSDGLGSRRPSLASVHSSTSSARSYSARRLEKERNEKEQRQALQELRLQKQREQQQQQQQQQQQQQQQQQQQQQQVAPTPSPRTPHSTDELLPSVEEGKEVFYNEVPTTSESPETMKTALSTTKAVVTNRKVDVPPAAIPTTSIFDTNVAPRASVDIFQV; this comes from the exons ATGAGCGCATTTCCCTCCGCCCTGAGATTTCCAACCCGCTTCTCCTGCCGTTCCTGGCTCCTGTTCGGCTGCAGCATCGTCTTCCTGATCTCGAGCCTGATCACCGCCACCATCGCCGATCGTTCTCCCTCGGGGAATCATCCTCGAATCTTTCGACGGCAGGTGGGAGGTGATGACGTGCACGGATCATCAAGCTACCTCGACGACCACGTCGCCGTCTACGACGACGGCGAGATACTCGACGACCTGGACGACGACTACTTTGAGGCGAATATTACCGCAG AAAAGGGCCAGTATCTGGGCTCGCCGTGCGAACTTACGTGCAATCCGGATCTACAGCACGTGATCTGCGATTCCATCACTGGCTCGTGCGAGTGTGAAAAATTCTACCCCGTTCGTCTTGGGCCTAACAAAGGATGTGCCAAAC CGAAAAGACTCGGAGAGCAGTGTTTCTACCGTGCAACTTGCACTTTTACGGATCAACACTCGACCTGTACACAGGTGCAGCACAATGCGGTGTGCGACTGCGAGGAAGGCTATCACAGGGTCACCTTGTCCAGACCAACAAAGAAGGTCTTCTGCGCCGAAG ATCTCGTGCTGATAACTACAGACATACCGACATTACTCTGCATAGCATCCGGCATAGCTGTGTTCACGGGCATGATATGTTTTGTCCTGAAACTATTCAGCCGTGCGAGATACTCAAGGCCACGACACTATGCCAACGCGAATCATGCACCACCTATGCTATTCTCCAGCGATACAG GTATACCTCTGACGCTACATGGTGGCAGGCCATCCTCGCGTTCGAGCCAGAGAAGTGGAGGTGGCGGATCACTAAGCTGCGCGTTCACCAGGAGGCCTAGCAGTGGTGGTAGTCGCGGTCCGCTGGTACCGGCATCGAGAGCAGGTGCGGCACGAGCCGCCGCCATCTTGCTTATATCGTGTCACCTGCAGGCGACCAAAGGCGGGAACAAGCACCGACGTACCCTTAGTGACGTAGCTGAGGGATCGTCCGACGGCCTCG GTTCCCGTCGACCTAGCTTAGCATCGGTTCACAGTTCAACGTCCTCAGCCCGTAGTTATAGTGCACGTAGGCTGGAAAAGGAACGGAACGAAAAAGAGCAACGACAGGCTCTTCAGGAGCTGAGGTTACAAAAACAACGggaacaacagcagcaacagcaacaacaacaacaacaacagcaacagcagcaacaacaacagcaacaacaagtAGCGCCCACACCAAGTCCTAGGACTCCTCATTCTACGGACGAACTTTTGCCGTCAGTCGAAGAGGGTAAAGAAGTATTTTACAACGAG GTACCGACAACATCGGAGTCACCGGAGACTATGAAAACAGCGCTATCAACGACGAAAGCAGTGGTTACCAATAGAAAAGTGGACGTTCCACCTGCCGCAATCCCGACAACGTCCATCTTCGACACAAACGTGGCGCCGCGCGCCTCCGTAGACATTTTTCAAGTATAG
- the LOC122626884 gene encoding uncharacterized protein LOC122626884 isoform X4, with translation MSAFPSALRFPTRFSCRSWLLFGCSIVFLISSLITATIADRSPSGNHPRIFRRQVGGDDVHGSSSYLDDHVAVYDDGEILDDLDDDYFEANITAEKGQYLGSPCELTCNPDLQHVICDSITGSCECEKFYPVRLGPNKGCAKPKRLGEQCFYRATCTFTDQHSTCTQVQHNAVCDCEEGYHRVTLSRPTKKVFCAEDLVLITTDIPTLLCIASGIAVFTGMICFVLKLFSRARYSRPRHYANANHAPPMLFSSDTGSRRPSLASVHSSTSSARSYSARRLEKERNEKEQRQALQELRLQKQREQQQQQQQQQQQQQQQQQQQQQQVAPTPSPRTPHSTDELLPSVEEGKEVFYNEQVPTTSESPETMKTALSTTKAVVTNRKVDVPPAAIPTTSIFDTNVAPRASVDIFQV, from the exons ATGAGCGCATTTCCCTCCGCCCTGAGATTTCCAACCCGCTTCTCCTGCCGTTCCTGGCTCCTGTTCGGCTGCAGCATCGTCTTCCTGATCTCGAGCCTGATCACCGCCACCATCGCCGATCGTTCTCCCTCGGGGAATCATCCTCGAATCTTTCGACGGCAGGTGGGAGGTGATGACGTGCACGGATCATCAAGCTACCTCGACGACCACGTCGCCGTCTACGACGACGGCGAGATACTCGACGACCTGGACGACGACTACTTTGAGGCGAATATTACCGCAG AAAAGGGCCAGTATCTGGGCTCGCCGTGCGAACTTACGTGCAATCCGGATCTACAGCACGTGATCTGCGATTCCATCACTGGCTCGTGCGAGTGTGAAAAATTCTACCCCGTTCGTCTTGGGCCTAACAAAGGATGTGCCAAAC CGAAAAGACTCGGAGAGCAGTGTTTCTACCGTGCAACTTGCACTTTTACGGATCAACACTCGACCTGTACACAGGTGCAGCACAATGCGGTGTGCGACTGCGAGGAAGGCTATCACAGGGTCACCTTGTCCAGACCAACAAAGAAGGTCTTCTGCGCCGAAG ATCTCGTGCTGATAACTACAGACATACCGACATTACTCTGCATAGCATCCGGCATAGCTGTGTTCACGGGCATGATATGTTTTGTCCTGAAACTATTCAGCCGTGCGAGATACTCAAGGCCACGACACTATGCCAACGCGAATCATGCACCACCTATGCTATTCTCCAGCGATACAG GTTCCCGTCGACCTAGCTTAGCATCGGTTCACAGTTCAACGTCCTCAGCCCGTAGTTATAGTGCACGTAGGCTGGAAAAGGAACGGAACGAAAAAGAGCAACGACAGGCTCTTCAGGAGCTGAGGTTACAAAAACAACGggaacaacagcagcaacagcaacaacaacaacaacaacagcaacagcagcaacaacaacagcaacaacaagtAGCGCCCACACCAAGTCCTAGGACTCCTCATTCTACGGACGAACTTTTGCCGTCAGTCGAAGAGGGTAAAGAAGTATTTTACAACGAG CAGGTACCGACAACATCGGAGTCACCGGAGACTATGAAAACAGCGCTATCAACGACGAAAGCAGTGGTTACCAATAGAAAAGTGGACGTTCCACCTGCCGCAATCCCGACAACGTCCATCTTCGACACAAACGTGGCGCCGCGCGCCTCCGTAGACATTTTTCAAGTATAG
- the LOC122626879 gene encoding multiple epidermal growth factor-like domains protein 11 codes for MRFNIASLYVIVCLMVELPKISTLFPWKDMKDQSICSEIITKMQFRNVPYYETYWHRVLGIYKQERHRINYKIEYYPTYHTQKKCCNGYKEVSNKCVPNCFPDCENGLCKAPDTCECFPGYSISTEQKHICKPICSNGCWNGECIQPEVCICSPDYFIDSDGYICRPNCEEKCDPNNGYCVEPNTCGCNFGYKKSNESEMCDPICERECINGRCVEPNTCSCYDDYELDVNDSFNCIPKCEQNCLFGTCTAPNVCTCNIGYKPINESDCKPICNQPCVMGVCIAPDICNCIVGYKFSNISVHVCEPHCEHECINGTCIAPNICKCNEGFTFDEDDETRTVCKPFCTFPCDPNAECTAPDRCTCHEGYRFFGENDTTNNISAVSNNENGTICVPVCKKDCVNGKCVLPDVCICEEGYDKVWVQMIPDNIHSYPCTSICKKVCDLNGNCNAPDNCICNNTYHNTKIQGKYICQPSCNINCDHGTCEAPNVCTCDEGYKQNEKGRCVDAICHPSCINGTCIKPNVCTCYDGYRLRNETICEPICESSCLNGTCVAPNTCRCNEGYIEIKNDNVSTCASTCSRNCSEHGTCLDERNSCSCFFGWTGVNCDEASLCVYKTTLDSTLLSSITIMNETNSTLTKSYDNAPLCYQCFDSVDNATLCFVVHSDESLTIPTVGCFLSTELPCYRRPHNNALKSSSSIMELLIIITITITIVATISGYIIARKYRKQSTILIPNEQINSLTSDSDTLIMRDEDYLIEQ; via the exons ATGAGATTTAACATTGCATCCTTATATGTCATCGTTTGTTTGATGGTCGAGCTGCCCAAAATATCAACCCTATTTCCTTGGAAAGACATGAAAGACCAGTCAATTTGTTCGGAAATTATAAC AAAGATGCAATTCCGTAACGTGCCTTATTATGAGACATACTGGCACCGTGTTCTGGGAATCTACAAACAGGAAAGACATcgtattaattacaaaattgaa TATTACCCGACATATCACACACAAAAAAAATGCTGCAACGGATACAAAGAGGTATCAAATAAATGCGTTCCTAATTGCTTTCCAGACTGTGAGAACGGATTATGTAAAGCTCCGGACACATGTGAGTGCTTTCCAGGATATTCCATATCAACGGAGCAGAAACATATTTGTAAACCGATCTGTTCGAATGGTTGTTGGAATGGCGAATGCATTCAACCCGAAGTTTGTATCTGCTCCCCGGATTACTTCATAGATTCCGACGGATACATTTGCCGTCCCAATTGCGAAGAGAAGTGCGATCCTAATAACGGCTATTGTGTAGAACCGAATACTTGTGGTTGTAATTTTGGATATAAGAAATCAAACGAATCGGAGATGTGCGATCCGATTTGCGAACGCGAATGTATCAACGGCAGGTGCGTCGAACCAAACACCTGCAGCTGCTACGACGATTACGAACTGGATGTTAACGATTCGTTCAATTGTATTCCAAAATGCGAACAGAATTGTCTCTTCGGAACATGTACAGCTCCCAACGTTTGCACGTGCAACATAGGATACAAACCAATCAACGAAAGTGATTGCAAACCGATCTGCAATCAACCGTGTGTAATGGGTGTCTGTATAGCACCTGACATCTGCAACTGCATCGTCGGCTACAAATTTTCGAACATTTCCGTGCACGTTTGCGAACCACATTGCGAGCATGAATGTATCAATGGAACTTGCATTGCTCCGAATATTTGCAAATGCAACGAAGGATTCACCTTCGATGAAGACGATGAAACAAGGACTGTCTGTAAACCTTTTTGCACCTTTCCCTGCGATCCCAATGCTGAATGCACCGCGCCTGATCGCTGCACTTGTCATGAAGGATATCGTTTCTTTGGGGAAAATGATACAACGAACAACATTAGTGCG GTATCGAATAACGAAAATGGCACCATCTGTGTTCCGGTATGTAAAAAAGATTGCGTGAACGGCAAATGTGTCCTTCCTGATGTTTGCATCTGCGAAGAAGGATATGATAAAGTTTGGGTGCAAATGATACCAGATAACATACACAGTTATCCCTGTACatcaatttgtaaaaaagtCTGTGATTTAAACGGCAATTGCAACGCACCTGATAATTGTATATGCAATAATACGTATCATAACACGAAAATACAAGGTAAATACATTTGTCAACCTTCTTGCAATATAAACTGTGACCATGGTACGTGCGAGGCTCCAAATGTTTGCACCTGCGACGAAGGATACAAACAAAACGAGAAGGGTCGATGCGTCGATGCGATTTGTCATCCTTCTTGTATCAATGGCACTTGCATCAAACCAAACGTTTGTACTTGTTACGATGGTTATCGTCTACGAAACGAGACAATTTGTGAGCCAATTTGCGAAAGTTCTTGTCTAAACGGAACATGCGTGGCACCGAATACTTGTCGATGTAACGAAggttatatcgaaataaaaaacgacAATGTTTCTACTTGTGCCTCGACGTGTTCTCGAAACTGTAGCGAGCATGGTACTTGCCTCGATGAACGAAACTCCTGCTCTTGTTTTTTTGGATGGACCGGTGTAAATTGTGACGAAGCCAGCCTCTGCGTTTACAAAACAACTCTCGATTCGACTCTCCTCTCTTC gATTACAATCATGAATGAGACGAACAGCACGTTGACGAAAAGCTACGATAACGCGCCTCTTTGTTATCAATGTTTCGATTCCGTCGACAATGCGACATTGTGTTTCGTCGTACATTCGGACGAATCGCTTACAATACCAACAGTTGGTTGTTTTCTTAGTACAG AATTGCCATGCTACAGGAGACCACATAATAATGCATTGAAAAGCTCTTCCAGTATAATGGAGTTACTGATAATAATCACAATAACTATCACAATAGTTGCTACTATAAGTGGATATATAATCGCTCGCAAATATCGAAAGCAATCAACGAttttaa TACCGAACGAGCAAATTAATTCGTTGACAAGTGATAGTGATACTCTGATAATGAGAGACGAGGATTATCTAATCGAACAATGA